Genomic window (Pyrus communis chromosome 13, drPyrComm1.1, whole genome shotgun sequence):
TATGAGTCCataatagtgtttttttttaacatatttttATAGATGGGTTACAAGTTCTATCTTACAAGTCTCTGTTAAtccaatcatattcctaaagtTCAATCTTATCCAGCTCACCAAACCAACCATACAAGGTCACaattcgaaaagaaaaaaaaaaattacaagacGTGCCACAAAACAATGCATCTGCTCTTTGCACtcaaatttgaatgattttttgcgTATATTAATGTCGTTTAAAATATTGCAttgttagaaaaaataaaatagctaTTCATAATTGTACAGTACCAACACCGTTTATGGTACTGGGGTGAGCAGCGTGCAAGTACGAAGAGATTTATTGAATTAGTTAGAAGTGTACTACAAACATTTGGTAGGGAGATTTGAAATGGACAAGGTTGTCTGCCCTCCACTTGAAGTGGCCTTTCTGTACttttctgtttgtgtggtcacggttaaaccacgtcaacattttatattattatttatttttgtcttattatatctataaaaaaataatataaaatgttgacgtgacttaaccgtgatcacacaaaataAGAGGGCACAAGAAAGACACCGAAAgtggagggcagacaatccttgtccattTGAGATGACCAAACACAACACCGTCATCTGTGAatcatttgtttatatatttatattgctCTTGAGCTGCATTTCAACTCCCCGTCTAATTCGTTTCTAACTAATTTATTCTAAAACCCTTAGTATTTGCAAATCTCCCTTACATGTGGTGGACTGGATGAGATATGTTGTGATAAATTAAAAATGGACTTATCCGGTTCgttgtttgttgtgtcaaatatGAGATAAACATGACTGAACATGATGAGTTGTGAGTCAACAATAGAGTATTTtatctaatatatttttatacatAGGTTACCAGTTCTGTCTTACAAGTGCCTACTAATCTAATTATATCGTAAACCCTAATCTCATCCAGCCTACTAAACGAAAACCTAATAAGCCACTTGTGGGATTGGATGATGCTGGTTCACCAAGAAAAAGATTTACAAGGAATTAATGTTGCTATCAGGGTAATCATTTTCAAACCCAACTAACATCCACCAGCAATGCAATTATGATTGTGGTCAATACAAAGACTATCAGTTTTTGAACATTCCAACCCCCCTCCCCTTCTTCCAAGCTGCTGCTGCTTTTGTAGTTTTTTGATGAATTCAACAACAAAAGCCATCATTTTTAATACAGTGCCTCAGCATATAGTGAAGAGATAAATAGAACCAAAATCTACAACTCCAACCGCTTGCTTTGTTTTGAACATAACAAAAGTCTACTATTCCAGCCATGAACATTATCAGCCTCATACTCTGCCTCGTTGTTTTGACGCTCCTTTTTCCCTTACCCTCCAATTCTGCTGATCCTGATCCATTACAAGACTTCTGCGTGGCGGATTTGAGCGCGTCCGAGGCAGTTAACGGCTTTCCCTGCAAACCCGTCTCGAAAGCTACTTCAGATGACTTTTTCTTTGATGGACTGAGCAAAAAAGGGAACACAAGCAATGTCTTTGCGGCGAAGGTAACATCTGCGAATGTCCTTACATTTCCTGGCCTCAATACTCTTGGGCTATCAATGAACAGGGTTGACTTTGCCCGCGGCGGTCTTAATCCGCCTCACTGGCACCCTCGTGCGAGTGAGACGGGCGTGGTCATCAAGGGGAAGCTCCTTGTAGGGTTTGTGACAACGAGAAACGTGTACTACTCCAAGGTTTTGAGTGCTGGGCAGATGTTTGTGATTCCACGAGGACTCGTTCACTTTCAGCTCAATGTTGGAGAAGGTAAGGCTCTGGCCTTCACAGCTTTCAACAGTCACTTGCCTGGTTCTGTTGTACTGCCTTTAAATCTGTTCGCTTCGACGCCTTTGGTCCCCGACCAAGTGTTAACTAAGGCCTTCCAAGTAGATGAAGATGTCATCAACGGCATTCGATCCAAGTTTGGGGTTTAAAATACTGTGAAGTTAATTTGGtattggtttttgttttggttctcTCTTCCCCTGCTTTCTGctttctttgttgttgtttatgTGCATCGATATGTTTCTAGGTCAGTTGGTCACCAACGGATCATACAGTAACTGGTTTCACTTGTTCATATTCTACTTAAGCTGAATACTAAAACTTTCACTTTCGTTCGAGGTGTGCCACCGATGGGTGTAATTAGGCGTCTCCGGCCATGACACCATGCGCCGAGGGAGGCGAAGGAGctgagttttttttcttttgagtttttaagATACAAAATTATACCTGAATTTTTCCATTGAATCTGAACCAAAAGTTCGTGAAACGAAGAAATATCATGTAAAAACAATCggatatattataaataaaatctcGAAAGCAAGCACAAGACTTCTGTTACACGTTTGAACGAAGCTGTTCTAATATATCTTCTACGGGACTAATACAACAAAGTAGAGTATAATATTATCTAGTCAGATGATACGTACGACAATTAGGTGCATCTCCTACGGAATAGTCACATCTACCACCAGTTACGACTTGAAGAATTATCCCCTGAAGTTACGTTGCTCTTTCGAAACTACCACCAACCTGCATATGTAGCCATTCGGGCTGTGACCTTTGGGCGTATTCCCTTGGTGTGTGCAAGCTGAACAACAACCCCGCAGCATCAAATGGCTGTGCACCAAGCTGAAACACCAGGTCAACCCGTAAGAAACTCATATAGCATATACCTAGAACATAGT
Coding sequences:
- the LOC137712589 gene encoding germin-like protein subfamily T member 2, with amino-acid sequence MNIISLILCLVVLTLLFPLPSNSADPDPLQDFCVADLSASEAVNGFPCKPVSKATSDDFFFDGLSKKGNTSNVFAAKVTSANVLTFPGLNTLGLSMNRVDFARGGLNPPHWHPRASETGVVIKGKLLVGFVTTRNVYYSKVLSAGQMFVIPRGLVHFQLNVGEGKALAFTAFNSHLPGSVVLPLNLFASTPLVPDQVLTKAFQVDEDVINGIRSKFGV